A genomic stretch from Diprion similis isolate iyDipSimi1 chromosome 1, iyDipSimi1.1, whole genome shotgun sequence includes:
- the LOC124405691 gene encoding adenomatous polyposis coli protein-like isoform X9, whose protein sequence is MEPKLKEDEGLEAREKIQERKKMNGKMDEVYDLLEMLRGIEGCKDINAFLLSMSSAIDICLAMKQSGCLPLLIKLINARGQDTEAKEITSQVFHNIIQATADRSTEQPETRIYNLLEQLKDYCQMLRSIPEAEHSSPEDVNDQPVDYSQKYLEPVPVTPSRNPGNSNTQPIDYSMKYYENDSLNQDNVANNGIVQGTVDYGKRFSEPTCTLHQNSPQNDGQVQPIDYSTRYSEKSSMLQQSDVADESETIRIPKKESSGSSSKPDVFGVYAETDLDQPTDYSLRYAEDDTDEEEKQNSGYFAENEQAFVPEDTVKTYCTEGTPYETPFNFSTATSMSDLRVDDSKDTDVSKKNPMKIVENNRKDKESTFEPSPEESSSEIIANNGSESRNNVSERSSDQVSPEKADKYCEEAVDKEGKMVTFGGEDHYAEETPLMFSRTSSLGSLGGFEQHSIHDDRSSVVSDFSSWRTSGIVSPSELPDSPTQTVPPSPRHNKSQPEFTNRSQDETSKLPAHRLCEHKVNGRSTATKRSVFEDDIAAFKEESTPIDFSAATSLSSLTIDDEPKIANDSKFKENREKLGEAIPEEREETSPTQLEHPDTIKIAEVDEVSEGEDDEGMLDACINIGMQSIINRKDEQKPSVNSDEIADIVETEDTDQETDGDEDDDMLAACISIGMHSTFRNRKEDQKGSESSDIASVAEAVDVGQISDEHDDDEGMLAACINIGIQRAISRQEDPKTILKPEIGNSVEAEDSLKISDVDSDGEEMLTACINVGIQSIHKQSLRRGSMPKPPTQPVSNLTRYQTSSALNHLDGGLTMFPGNHRLTLKGLKGGPDDTAILDSIHIYCTEDTPANISPAGSHSNLSVLSMLSSPGIVEKGCEPRIMEGNAGRSDMLSIDSLTLCEDDDVIVAKLIESGMRKVQLNGNPACGITLPVSSKTDQERPCRTPSTSPAEPVFTKPKKGGLPD, encoded by the exons ATGGAGCCAAAGCTCAAGGAGGATGAAGGGCTCGAGGCCAGAG AGAAAATCCAGGAGCGAAAGAAGATGAATGGGAAGATGGATGAAGTATATGACTTGTTAGAAATGTTAAGGGGTATCGAAGGGTGCAAGGACATAAACGCCTTTCTTCTGTCAATGAGCAGTGCCATAGATATCTGCTTGGCAATGAAGCAATCTG GATGCTTGCCGCTGTTGATCAAACTCATAAATGCACGCGGTCAGGATACAGAAGCTAAAGAAATAACGTCCCAAGTATTTCACAATATAATACAAGCCACAGCTGACAGAAGTACGGAGCAGCCAGAAACTAGGATCTACAATCTTTTAGAACAATTAAAAGACTATTGTCAAATGCTCAGATCAATCCCTGAGGCTGAGCATTCCTCACCTG AAGATGTAAACGACCAGCCGGTCGATTACagtcaaaaatatttagagCCGGTCCCTGTAACCCCGAGTAGAAACCCCGGCAATTCAAATACGCAGCCCATCGACTACAGCATGAAATACTACGAAAATGATTCACTAAATCAAGATAATGTGGCTAACAATGGTATAGTCCAAGGCACAGTTGATTATGGTAAaagattttcagagccgacaTGTACGCTACACCAGAACAGTCCACAAAATGATGGGCAGGTTCAGCCGATAGATTACTCAACTaggtattcagaaaaaagctCGATGCTACAGCAGAGCGATGTCGCTGACGAGTCTGAAACTATAAGAATaccgaaaaaagaaagttcaGGCTCAAGCTCAAAGCCGGATGTTTTTGGTGTTTATGCCGAAACAGATTTAGACCAACCGACTGACTACAGTTTGCGGTATGCAGAGGATGATACAGATGAAGAGGAGAAACAGAATTCAGGATACTTTGCCGAAAACGAGCAAGCTTTTGTACCAGAAGATACGGTAAAAACTTACTGCACAGAAGGAACCCCCTACGAAACACCGTTCAACTTTTCGACTGCGACATCGATGTCAGACTTGCGTGTTGATGATTCAAAGGACACGGATGTTTCCAAGAAAAACCCAatgaaaatcgtcgaaaataaTCGCAAGGATAAGGAATCCACCTTTGAACCCAGTCCAGAGGAATCAAGCAGTGAAATCATCGCAAATAATGGATCCGAAAGTCGAAATAACGTTTCTGAACGCAGCTCTGACCAAGTATCTCCAGAAAAGGCTGATAAATATTGTGAAGAAGCTGTGGATAAAGAAG GAAAGATGGTTACATTCGGGGGAGAGGATCATTATGCTGAAGAAACGCCTCTAATGTTTTCTCGAACCAGTTCTCTTGGTTCTCTGGGTGGTTTTGAACAGCATTCTATCCACGATGATCGCAGCTCGGTTGTCAGCGATTTTAG CAGCTGGCGCACGAGCGGTATTGTTTCTCCTAGTGAGTTACCTGATTCGCCGACACAAACTGTACCACCAAGTCCTCGTCACAACAAATCACAGCCTGAATTCACCAACAGGTCTCAAGATGAGACTTCTAAATTACCGGCACATCGTTTGTGTGAGCATAAAG TAAATGGTAGATCGACCGCAACAAAGCGTAGCGTTTTTGAAGACGATATTGCAGCATTTAAGGAAGAGTCTACTCCGATAGATTTCTCAGCTGCAACAAGTCTTAGTTCTCTGACAATCGACGACGAGCCTAAAATAGCTAATGATTCGAAGTTCAAAGAGAATAGGGAAAAATTGGGGGAAGCAATTCCAGAAGAAAGGGAAGAAACCTCACCTACACAGCTTGAACATCCAGATACAATAAAGATTGCAGAGGTTGATGAAGTGAGTGAAGGAGAGGATGATGAAGGTATGCTGGATGCCTGCATAAACATCGGGATGCAAAGCATTAT AAACCGTAAAGACGAGCAAAAACCGTCAGTAAATAGCGACGAGATAGCAGATATAGTTGAGACAGAGGACACAGATCAAGAAACAGATGGGGATGAAGATGACGATATGTTGGCTGCATGTATCAGCATAGGAATGCATTCCACATTCCG GAATCGCAAAGAAGACCAAAAAGGCTCCGAATCCTCGGACATTGCGAGTGTAGCTGAAGCCGTCGATGTGGGGCAAATCAGCGATGAAcatgacgacgacgaaggcATGCTGGCTGCCTGTATTAATATTGGAATACAAAGAGCGAT TAGTCGACAAGAGGACCCGAAGACAATATTAAAGCCTGAGATCGGCAACTCCGTGGAGGCTGAAGATTCTCTCAAAATCAGCGACGTAGATAGCGATGGTGAAGAAATGTTGACAGCTTGCATAAATGTTGGGATACAAAGCAT ACACAAACAATCTCTAAGAAGAGGCAGTATGCCGAAACCTCCCACTCAACCAGTCAGCAATCTTACGAGGTATCAAACAAGTTCTGCACTAAATCATTTGGACGGTGGCTTAACAATGTTTCCTGGTAACCACAGACTGACATTGAAAGGTCTTAAAGGAGGACCTGATGACACGGCGATTCTAGACAGCATTCATATATACTGTACAGAAGATACTCCTGCTAACATATCTCCGGCTGGTTCGCATTCTAATCTTTCGGTATTGTCTATGCTGAGTTCACCCGGAATCGTGGAAAAGGGCTGCGAGCCAAGAATCATGGAGGGTAACG CTGGGCGCTCGGATATGTTATCTATAGACAGTCTGACGCTTTGTGAAGACGACGACGTTATCGTAGCCAAGCTAATAGAGTCGGGAATGCGGAAG GTGCAGCTCAACGGCAATCCAGCCTGTGGCATCACGCTCCCTGTTTCTAGTAAAACTGACCAAGAAAGACCGTGCCGAACACCTTCGACTTCTCCAGCCGAGCCTGTTTTTACTAAACCTAAAAAAGGTGGTTTGCCCGATTGA